In a single window of the Aridibaculum aurantiacum genome:
- a CDS encoding TonB-dependent receptor gives MRKFYFLIITLFSLTSVFSQDPTGVTAGERRVVGRIIGKVVDARNRGVEAASVQIIIAKFDENFQRQGDSLITGMLTRPNGDFSFENILLNNNYRLVVTAIGFGRVEESILINQVELSDGEKDMGNIRIEQEAQVLQNVTVTTTATPPAQIGIDRKVYNVERNITATGGTAVDVMRNIPSVTVDVEGNVQLRNSSPQIFVDGRPTILTLDQIPSDNIESVELITNPSAKFDAASTGGIINVVLKKNRTLGLNGTVSAGAGYPKVLTGNLALNLRQGKFNFFASGNFNQSGGIASGETFRQNKRNGRITDYFNQFSNTDRLRRFYSVRFGFDFFLDNRNTITLSQNLVRGRFDSDEDQDQEFRDVNNRIYQLGERLAISNSDFTRNNTQFIYTHKFAKQGKQISADVNYNFGSRNTFSTILNTYTFPNGLPSASPNRVRNDGLGDNDQLTVQLDYVNPVGENGKIETGARTFISNFTSLFDAFSVGSTGSEVKLPLSNHYRYKEVVNAAYITYSNKVNTFAYQLGLRAEQSDFQGELLDRNQQFGYKYPASLRNLWDALFPSIYLTKTIGERQDLQLNYSRRIRRPGFRQLNPFIDISDPVNLQQGNPQLRPVFTNSYELNYSKGYKGGNFLGVLYWRNSQGEITQFSDTITAAQYQQLNNAAIEPNAILNTFINANTSNRIGAEFTLQQQLAQNFDIVPTLNLQYRNVNASSNNSNNLNNDLSNEGFNWNSKLIINYKIVTERAPLLNNLSFQLTGQYESPEVIPQGLRKEQYSVDFALRKEVLKRKGSITFNINDVFNHRRFGTIYDTENFYQDSYRRWNVRNFRLVFSYRFGNPNFSLRRDRGRRSADEPDGGDMEF, from the coding sequence ATGAGAAAGTTTTACTTTTTGATAATTACACTATTTTCTTTGACCAGCGTTTTTTCGCAAGATCCTACAGGTGTAACTGCAGGTGAAAGGCGGGTAGTAGGACGTATAATAGGTAAGGTAGTAGATGCGCGTAATAGGGGTGTGGAAGCTGCTTCCGTGCAGATCATCATTGCAAAATTTGATGAGAATTTTCAAAGGCAGGGCGACTCGCTGATTACCGGTATGCTTACCCGGCCAAATGGTGATTTTAGCTTCGAGAATATTTTATTGAACAATAATTACAGGCTTGTTGTAACCGCTATTGGTTTTGGTAGGGTAGAAGAATCCATACTCATCAACCAGGTAGAACTAAGTGATGGTGAAAAAGACATGGGCAACATAAGGATAGAGCAGGAAGCACAGGTGCTGCAGAATGTAACCGTTACCACTACCGCCACGCCTCCGGCGCAGATAGGAATAGATAGAAAAGTATACAATGTAGAAAGAAACATAACCGCTACTGGTGGTACTGCCGTGGATGTAATGCGCAATATTCCATCTGTTACGGTGGATGTGGAGGGCAATGTGCAACTGCGTAATAGCTCGCCGCAGATATTTGTAGATGGCCGCCCAACCATTCTTACACTTGACCAGATACCTTCTGATAACATTGAGAGCGTGGAGCTAATAACCAATCCTTCGGCAAAATTTGATGCCGCAAGTACGGGTGGTATCATAAACGTGGTTTTAAAAAAGAACCGCACCCTTGGTTTGAATGGAACGGTATCAGCAGGTGCGGGATATCCTAAAGTGCTTACAGGTAACCTTGCGCTCAACTTGAGGCAGGGCAAGTTCAATTTCTTCGCCAGTGGAAACTTTAATCAATCCGGTGGTATAGCGTCTGGTGAAACTTTTAGGCAAAACAAGCGGAACGGCAGGATAACTGATTACTTCAACCAGTTTTCCAACACAGACAGATTGAGACGTTTTTACTCTGTGCGTTTTGGCTTTGACTTTTTCCTCGACAATAGAAATACTATTACACTTTCGCAAAACCTGGTTCGTGGCAGGTTCGACAGTGATGAAGATCAGGACCAGGAATTCAGGGATGTAAACAACCGGATCTACCAGCTGGGAGAAAGGCTGGCTATTAGCAATTCTGATTTTACCCGCAATAATACACAGTTCATTTACACGCACAAGTTTGCAAAGCAAGGCAAGCAGATATCTGCCGATGTGAATTACAACTTTGGAAGCCGGAACACATTTTCAACCATATTGAATACCTATACTTTTCCTAATGGTTTGCCTTCAGCCTCACCTAACCGCGTAAGGAACGATGGCCTGGGCGACAATGACCAGCTGACCGTTCAGCTGGATTATGTGAACCCGGTAGGAGAGAACGGTAAGATAGAAACAGGAGCTCGCACCTTCATCAGCAACTTCACTAGCTTGTTCGATGCGTTTTCTGTAGGTTCTACAGGTAGCGAGGTAAAGCTTCCGCTGAGCAACCACTACCGTTACAAAGAAGTGGTGAACGCAGCATATATCACCTACAGCAATAAAGTGAACACTTTTGCATATCAACTAGGTTTACGCGCCGAACAATCGGATTTCCAGGGCGAGCTGCTTGACCGCAACCAGCAGTTTGGATACAAATATCCTGCTTCGCTGCGCAATCTTTGGGATGCACTTTTTCCTAGTATATACCTAACTAAAACTATAGGTGAAAGACAAGACCTGCAGCTGAATTATTCAAGGCGTATACGCAGGCCAGGTTTCCGTCAGCTGAATCCATTCATTGATATTAGCGACCCGGTAAATCTTCAGCAGGGAAACCCACAGCTGCGCCCGGTATTCACCAATTCGTACGAGTTAAACTACAGCAAAGGATATAAAGGAGGAAACTTCTTGGGTGTGCTTTACTGGCGCAATAGCCAGGGTGAGATCACGCAGTTTAGTGATACTATTACGGCCGCTCAATACCAGCAGCTTAACAATGCAGCCATAGAGCCTAATGCTATTTTGAACACGTTCATCAATGCTAATACTTCTAATAGGATAGGTGCAGAATTTACACTTCAGCAACAGCTGGCGCAAAACTTTGATATTGTGCCTACGCTTAATCTCCAGTACAGGAATGTGAATGCATCGAGCAACAACAGTAACAACCTCAACAACGACTTGAGTAATGAAGGTTTTAACTGGAACTCGAAGCTGATCATTAATTATAAAATAGTAACTGAACGTGCTCCGCTGTTGAACAATCTTAGCTTCCAGCTTACCGGCCAATATGAATCGCCTGAAGTGATACCACAAGGTTTACGTAAAGAGCAGTATTCGGTTGATTTTGCCCTGCGTAAGGAAGTATTGAAACGAAAAGGGTCCATCACATTTAACATCAACGACGTCTTCAACCACAGGCGTTTTGGAACCATTTACGATACCGAAAACTTTTACCAGGACTCGTACCGCCGCTGGAATGTCCGCAACTTTAGGCTGGTGTTTAGTTACCGTTTTGGTAATCCAAACTTCTCGCTGCGCCGCGACAGGGGCCGCCGCTCTGCTGATGAGCCAGACGGAGGAGATATGGAGTTTTAA
- a CDS encoding serine hydrolase domain-containing protein, producing MKHLQSRILLLALTFICSANSFAQVDTSLLSAKLEQVKSQLGKNIVFALYKDGKIEYKKESGDFNMKIQQPINASSQWLTAALVMTFVQEGKISLDDKVSDYLPIFSKYYKSYITIRHCLTHYTGIQSEGVTRLTSSRRYSSLEEEVNDFASKKDIQTNAGTEFRYSNIGLNIAARVLEVVTKRTFDRLMQERITRPLGMRATTFASDNYDLAFNPSGGARSTPADMVNFLSMLLQKGKFKDKQILSEESVAMMHELQASAIPAKNAPKTTEGWSYGLGTWIMETSAKGSASIVTVPSLAGTWPVLDLCRGYAFILFTKELSSEPARNVYMNIKNIIDDALPANHCK from the coding sequence ATGAAGCACCTCCAGTCCCGAATCCTTTTATTAGCACTGACTTTTATTTGTTCTGCAAATTCTTTTGCCCAAGTTGACACTTCGTTACTTTCGGCCAAACTAGAGCAGGTAAAATCGCAACTGGGAAAGAATATTGTTTTTGCATTGTACAAAGACGGAAAGATCGAGTACAAGAAAGAAAGTGGCGACTTCAATATGAAAATCCAGCAGCCGATCAATGCGAGCAGCCAGTGGCTGACAGCTGCACTTGTGATGACCTTTGTACAGGAAGGAAAGATATCGCTGGATGATAAAGTGAGCGACTACCTGCCCATCTTCAGCAAGTATTACAAAAGCTATATTACCATCCGCCACTGCCTTACCCACTATACAGGCATACAAAGCGAAGGTGTAACACGCCTTACCAGCAGCCGCCGCTATAGCAGCCTTGAAGAAGAGGTAAATGATTTTGCATCTAAAAAAGATATACAAACCAATGCAGGTACCGAATTCAGGTATAGCAACATTGGTTTAAACATAGCAGCGCGTGTGCTGGAGGTAGTTACCAAACGTACTTTCGACAGGCTAATGCAGGAGCGCATCACACGTCCCTTGGGCATGCGGGCAACCACATTTGCAAGCGATAACTATGACCTTGCCTTTAACCCATCTGGTGGCGCCAGGAGTACGCCTGCAGATATGGTCAACTTCCTTTCTATGCTACTGCAGAAAGGCAAGTTCAAAGACAAGCAAATCCTTTCAGAAGAATCTGTAGCCATGATGCATGAACTGCAGGCATCTGCCATTCCGGCAAAAAATGCACCTAAAACCACTGAAGGCTGGAGCTATGGACTTGGCACCTGGATCATGGAAACATCAGCAAAAGGAAGCGCTTCTATTGTTACCGTTCCTTCGCTTGCTGGCACCTGGCCAGTGCTTGACCTTTGCCGCGGTTATGCATTTATCCTGTTCACAAAAGAACTATCATCGGAGCCGGCGCGCAATGTGTACATGAACATCAAGAACATTATTGATGATGCGCTGCCTGCTAATCATTGTAAATAA
- a CDS encoding MutS family DNA mismatch repair protein, with protein sequence MEVTEIYKERVQSFAEALAGLKKKRRMLGWLRLAVIAITFAVAMYAFGSSTLAGWLVIAAGIALFLLAVAIDAKNNEKIAHNERMLTINEEELKILEHNFDHRDDGKQYEPHDHAYAADIDLFGAFSLYQFTDRCTSEQGKALLANRLLAPLDKEMILYVQQAVKELAPQVQWRQEFQAAGIANPLSLHAEGSIHNWLQSKMPYSKPIWKFIVWIYAFITLATVAAYSFEFINSSLFTLLVFVYFFTGLSISKNINETYSKLSKIVDEVVTLNQQLRHFENLQVQSPLLVRFQQQLSATGKASASIHQLRNILNRFDYRLNILVFFLLNTFLLWDLKQLLALRKWRKQHKQDVAHWFETVAQLEVVSTLATLHFNYPQWVFPEVVDQHFTLHATDVGHPLIKEKVRVNNSFSTTGTGRVAIITGSNMAGKSTFLRSIGVNIVLAQMGAPVCATSFTLSPVNLYTSMRIADNLAENTSTFYAELKKLKRIIEQVNTQEKMFILLDEILRGTNSLDRHTGSKALIKQLLNKRAVAVIATHDVELAALERSYITSIKNYHFDVQVEGEELYFDYKLKTGICQSLNASILMKKIGIQMEP encoded by the coding sequence ATGGAAGTGACAGAAATTTATAAGGAAAGGGTACAATCTTTTGCAGAAGCACTTGCAGGATTAAAGAAGAAAAGACGCATGTTGGGGTGGCTGAGGCTGGCAGTTATTGCTATCACTTTTGCTGTGGCTATGTATGCTTTTGGATCTTCAACATTAGCAGGATGGCTGGTGATAGCTGCAGGTATTGCTTTGTTTTTATTAGCAGTGGCTATAGATGCGAAGAACAACGAAAAGATAGCGCACAACGAAAGGATGCTGACCATTAATGAAGAAGAGCTGAAGATCCTTGAGCATAATTTTGATCACCGCGATGATGGCAAACAATACGAGCCACATGACCATGCCTATGCAGCAGATATTGATCTTTTCGGTGCATTCTCATTATACCAATTTACGGATCGTTGTACATCAGAACAAGGAAAAGCTTTGCTGGCTAACAGGCTGCTGGCGCCGCTGGATAAAGAAATGATATTGTACGTTCAGCAAGCGGTAAAGGAGCTGGCTCCGCAGGTACAGTGGCGGCAGGAATTCCAGGCTGCAGGCATAGCCAATCCTTTGTCGTTGCATGCAGAAGGTAGCATCCACAACTGGCTGCAAAGCAAAATGCCTTACAGCAAGCCAATCTGGAAATTCATCGTGTGGATCTATGCTTTTATCACTTTAGCAACAGTAGCTGCTTACAGTTTTGAATTCATCAATTCTTCGTTGTTCACGTTGCTGGTGTTTGTTTATTTTTTTACAGGCTTAAGTATTAGCAAAAACATCAACGAGACCTATAGTAAACTTTCTAAAATAGTAGACGAGGTAGTAACGCTTAACCAGCAGTTACGGCATTTTGAAAACCTGCAGGTGCAGTCGCCTTTGCTGGTGCGTTTTCAGCAGCAGTTATCGGCTACAGGCAAAGCGTCAGCAAGTATCCACCAGTTAAGAAACATCCTCAACAGGTTTGACTACAGGTTGAACATTCTCGTTTTCTTTTTGCTAAACACATTCCTGCTGTGGGATCTGAAGCAATTGCTGGCGCTTCGCAAATGGCGTAAACAGCATAAGCAGGATGTAGCACATTGGTTCGAGACAGTGGCGCAGTTAGAAGTGGTTTCTACTTTAGCTACACTACATTTCAATTATCCTCAATGGGTGTTCCCTGAAGTGGTAGACCAGCATTTTACTCTACATGCTACCGATGTAGGCCACCCGCTGATAAAGGAAAAGGTACGGGTAAACAATAGTTTTAGTACAACAGGTACGGGTAGAGTGGCCATCATCACTGGTTCTAACATGGCTGGTAAAAGCACCTTTTTACGAAGCATAGGTGTAAACATTGTGCTGGCGCAAATGGGCGCGCCGGTATGTGCGACTTCCTTCACCCTCAGCCCCGTGAACTTATATACGAGCATGCGTATAGCAGATAATCTTGCCGAGAATACTTCTACTTTTTATGCAGAACTAAAAAAGCTGAAGCGTATCATAGAGCAAGTGAATACGCAGGAAAAAATGTTCATCCTGCTTGACGAGATATTAAGAGGCACCAATTCCCTCGACCGCCACACCGGCTCTAAGGCTTTGATAAAGCAGCTGCTAAACAAGCGTGCTGTAGCAGTCATTGCTACGCATGATGTAGAACTGGCAGCACTGGAACGGTCCTATATCACCAGCATTAAGAACTACCATTTTGATGTACAGGTAGAAGGAGAGGAGCTATACTTCGATTATAAGTTAAAGACCGGCATTTGCCAAAGCTTGAATGCATCCATTCTTATGAAGAAGATAGGGATACAGATGGAACCATGA
- the rseP gene encoding RIP metalloprotease RseP, whose amino-acid sequence MMTLLAIDWSSVAVKTGQFILSFSILVVLHEMGHFFPAKWFKCRVEKFYLFFNPYFSLFKTKRGETEYGLGWVPFGGYVKIAGMVDESMDKDQMKQPPQPWEFRSKPAWQRLIIMVGGVFVNIVLAIVLFIMIMWVWGEEYLPAKNLQYGVYADSLATQIGIRDGDNIVAIDGKPVDNFGTIPAEIILNDAQQIQVQRDGQLVNLPVPEHFIKKLNKNKLEGFVDVRVPTVVDTVLGSANFIEGKLQKDDQIIAFNGTPVPFFHDLNRIKKNQGDKEATLTVLRGQDTAQVKVKLNDKASIGFGTRSPAVLFGTTTKRYTFAQSIPAGFNKCFETLDRYMTGLKQLFTGKVNASDSLGSVISIGNTFPGVWDWQRFWTLTAIFSIILAFMNILPIPALDGGHALFTLVEMITGRKPSDKFMEYAQMVGMILLLGLMAYALGLDFWRLFK is encoded by the coding sequence ATGATGACATTATTAGCGATTGACTGGAGTAGTGTTGCTGTGAAGACAGGACAGTTTATTCTATCGTTTTCTATACTGGTAGTGCTCCACGAGATGGGGCACTTTTTCCCGGCGAAATGGTTTAAGTGCAGGGTCGAAAAGTTCTATCTTTTCTTCAACCCGTACTTTAGTTTGTTTAAAACAAAGCGAGGCGAAACAGAATATGGACTGGGCTGGGTACCATTTGGTGGTTATGTAAAAATAGCCGGCATGGTGGATGAAAGCATGGATAAAGACCAAATGAAGCAGCCACCTCAGCCGTGGGAGTTTAGAAGTAAACCAGCCTGGCAGCGATTGATAATAATGGTAGGCGGTGTATTTGTAAACATTGTGCTTGCTATTGTTCTATTCATAATGATCATGTGGGTGTGGGGCGAAGAATACCTGCCTGCAAAAAATCTTCAATATGGTGTGTATGCTGATAGCCTTGCTACGCAAATAGGCATACGCGATGGTGATAATATAGTAGCCATAGATGGTAAACCTGTTGATAATTTTGGAACCATTCCGGCAGAAATAATATTGAACGATGCGCAGCAAATACAAGTGCAGCGTGATGGCCAGCTGGTAAACCTGCCGGTGCCTGAACACTTCATCAAGAAATTGAACAAAAACAAACTGGAAGGTTTTGTTGATGTTCGTGTTCCTACAGTGGTAGATACCGTGCTGGGCTCAGCAAATTTCATTGAAGGAAAGCTTCAGAAAGATGACCAGATCATTGCCTTCAACGGAACACCTGTACCTTTTTTCCACGACCTGAACAGGATAAAAAAGAACCAGGGAGACAAGGAAGCAACACTTACTGTACTCCGTGGTCAGGATACTGCGCAGGTAAAAGTAAAGCTGAATGATAAAGCATCTATTGGATTTGGCACCAGGTCGCCAGCTGTATTGTTTGGAACCACTACAAAACGCTACACATTTGCACAATCCATTCCTGCTGGCTTCAACAAATGCTTTGAAACGCTTGATAGATACATGACAGGCCTGAAGCAGTTATTCACAGGTAAAGTGAATGCAAGCGACTCTTTGGGAAGTGTGATCAGTATTGGTAATACATTTCCGGGCGTGTGGGATTGGCAGCGGTTCTGGACACTTACCGCTATTTTTTCTATTATTCTTGCGTTCATGAATATCCTTCCTATTCCGGCACTGGATGGTGGACATGCATTGTTTACGCTGGTAGAAATGATCACAGGCCGCAAGCCTAGCGACAAGTTTATGGAATATGCCCAGATGGTGGGCATGATACTCCTGCTTGGACTAATGGCTTATGCGCTTGGCTTAGACTTCTGGAGATTGTTCAAATAA
- a CDS encoding 1-deoxy-D-xylulose-5-phosphate reductoisomerase translates to MSQKRIAIFGSTGSIGTQALEVIAANTDKFSVEVLTAQTNDELLIQQALHFNPNVVVIGDERKYQKVKDALSKTDIKVFTSESALEEVAAMDIYDLMLAAIVGYAGLKPTLQAIENGKPVALANKETLVVAGDIVMQKALENRVPVIPVDSEHSAIFQCLVGETRNKIEKVILTASGGPFRGKKPNFLVNVKRDHALQHPNWTMGAKITIDSATLMNKGLEMIEAKWLFNLKPDQIQVVIHPQSIIHSMVQFEDGSLKAQMGLPDMKLPIQYALGFPYRIQNDFPRFNFKSVSTLTFEEPDVKTFRNLGLAMEALAKGGNMPCILNAANEIAVYAFLRNRIGFLDMTEVVEQTMNRISFIESPTLEEYYDTDGEARSFAASLIQM, encoded by the coding sequence ATGTCGCAAAAAAGAATTGCAATCTTTGGTTCAACTGGTTCTATAGGCACACAAGCCCTTGAAGTTATTGCGGCCAACACTGATAAATTTTCTGTAGAAGTTCTTACAGCTCAAACAAATGACGAGCTGCTGATACAACAAGCATTGCATTTTAACCCCAATGTGGTGGTGATTGGTGATGAGCGGAAATATCAAAAAGTAAAAGACGCGCTTTCTAAAACAGATATAAAAGTATTTACAAGCGAAAGCGCATTGGAAGAGGTGGCGGCTATGGATATTTACGACCTGATGCTGGCTGCGATTGTTGGCTATGCTGGTCTAAAACCTACCTTACAAGCTATTGAAAATGGTAAGCCGGTGGCGCTGGCTAATAAAGAAACGCTGGTAGTGGCCGGCGATATTGTAATGCAGAAGGCGCTGGAAAATCGAGTTCCGGTTATACCTGTTGATAGTGAGCACTCTGCCATCTTTCAATGCCTGGTGGGAGAAACAAGAAATAAGATTGAGAAGGTTATTCTTACTGCAAGTGGCGGACCTTTTCGCGGAAAGAAGCCAAACTTCCTGGTAAATGTGAAGCGCGACCACGCGCTGCAGCACCCTAACTGGACGATGGGCGCCAAAATAACTATTGACAGCGCCACCCTGATGAATAAGGGGCTGGAGATGATTGAAGCGAAATGGCTGTTTAACCTGAAGCCTGACCAGATACAGGTGGTAATTCACCCACAAAGCATTATTCATAGCATGGTGCAGTTTGAGGACGGCAGCCTGAAGGCGCAGATGGGACTGCCTGATATGAAACTGCCGATACAGTACGCACTTGGTTTTCCTTACCGTATACAAAATGATTTTCCACGTTTCAATTTCAAATCTGTTTCTACGCTCACTTTTGAAGAGCCTGATGTAAAAACCTTCAGGAACCTTGGACTTGCAATGGAAGCACTGGCCAAAGGTGGAAACATGCCTTGCATACTAAATGCTGCTAACGAAATAGCGGTTTATGCATTTCTACGTAACCGTATTGGGTTTTTAGATATGACCGAAGTAGTAGAACAAACCATGAACAGGATCAGCTTTATTGAATCCCCTACCTTGGAGGAATATTATGATACAGATGGTGAAGCAAGAAGCTTTGCTGCATCTTTGATACAAATGTAA
- a CDS encoding GH3 auxin-responsive promoter family protein, producing MNLKSLLAKPFAYYIFNQIKKGTETALADQDAIFKNLVKTGRNIEFGKDHGFDEIKNYDDFKKAVPVRDYEQLKPYIEKVKQGKHNILWKGKPSYFAKTSGTTSGVKYIPITKDSIPNHINTARNALLCYMAQSGNYAFASGKLIFLSGSPELERIADIPTGRLSGIVNHHVPSYLRTNQLPSYETNCIEDWETKLDKIVDETINQDMTLISGIPPWMQMYFDALVKRSGKKVGELFPNFSVMVQGGVNFEPYKAKLFESIGRPLDTIELFPASEGFFAFQDNYKEPGLLLNTNSGIFFEFIPANEIFNENPTRLSLKDVKIGENYALIISSNAGLWAYNIGDTVKFISTSPYRLIVSGRIKHFISAFGEHVIGEEVEYALLNAAKEEGVRIIEFTVAPFISSNEGKSYHEWFIEFENEPADLKAFAKKVDDKLRGKNVYYDDLISGNILEVLKITRVKKNGFINYMKSIGKLGGQNKVPRLSNDRKLSDELQPFVVHGIL from the coding sequence ATGAATCTAAAATCGCTGCTGGCAAAACCTTTTGCCTATTATATATTCAACCAGATAAAAAAAGGAACAGAAACGGCGTTGGCAGACCAGGATGCTATTTTCAAAAACCTGGTAAAGACCGGGCGCAACATTGAATTCGGAAAAGATCATGGTTTTGATGAAATAAAGAATTACGACGATTTCAAAAAGGCTGTTCCTGTACGAGACTACGAGCAGTTGAAGCCATATATAGAAAAGGTAAAGCAGGGTAAGCACAATATATTATGGAAGGGTAAGCCAAGTTATTTTGCGAAAACCAGCGGCACAACCAGTGGAGTTAAATACATACCAATCACTAAAGACTCCATTCCAAACCACATAAATACAGCTCGCAATGCACTGCTGTGCTATATGGCGCAAAGCGGCAACTATGCATTTGCGAGTGGTAAATTGATTTTCCTGAGTGGGTCGCCGGAACTTGAAAGAATAGCGGATATACCAACCGGCAGGTTGAGCGGAATAGTGAATCACCACGTTCCATCTTACTTAAGAACTAACCAACTACCTAGCTACGAAACCAACTGTATAGAAGATTGGGAAACCAAACTGGATAAGATCGTTGACGAGACCATCAACCAGGATATGACGCTTATTAGCGGAATTCCCCCTTGGATGCAGATGTATTTTGATGCATTGGTAAAACGCAGCGGTAAAAAAGTAGGCGAGCTCTTTCCTAACTTTTCTGTCATGGTACAGGGAGGCGTAAACTTTGAACCATACAAGGCGAAACTGTTCGAAAGCATTGGCAGGCCATTAGATACTATTGAACTTTTTCCTGCATCAGAAGGTTTTTTCGCTTTCCAGGATAATTATAAGGAGCCGGGGTTGTTGCTAAATACCAACTCAGGCATATTCTTTGAGTTTATCCCGGCCAACGAAATTTTCAACGAGAACCCTACCAGGCTCAGCCTGAAGGATGTGAAGATCGGCGAGAACTACGCCCTCATTATTAGCAGCAATGCAGGCTTGTGGGCCTATAACATAGGCGATACGGTTAAGTTCATCAGTACATCACCGTACAGGTTGATCGTGTCTGGGCGTATCAAGCATTTTATTTCAGCATTTGGAGAACACGTGATTGGCGAAGAAGTAGAATATGCATTGCTGAATGCCGCTAAAGAAGAAGGCGTGCGTATTATTGAATTTACTGTGGCTCCTTTTATATCTTCTAATGAAGGCAAAAGCTACCACGAGTGGTTTATTGAATTTGAAAACGAGCCGGCAGACCTGAAGGCATTTGCAAAAAAAGTTGATGATAAACTAAGAGGTAAGAATGTATACTACGATGACCTTATTAGCGGTAACATCCTTGAAGTATTGAAGATAACACGGGTAAAGAAGAACGGCTTTATCAATTATATGAAGAGCATTGGCAAATTAGGTGGCCAAAACAAAGTACCCCGGCTGAGCAACGACCGTAAGCTCTCCGATGAGCTACAACCTTTTGTGGTTCATGGAATTCTGTAA
- the rplU gene encoding 50S ribosomal protein L21 has protein sequence MFAVVKIAGQQFKVQAGQSLYVPHLQGKSGDKVEFSDVLLTDDNGTLSTGSDVKAKVTAEILADLVQGDKVIAFKMKRRKGYRKKKGHRTHYTQIKIESIA, from the coding sequence ATGTTCGCAGTAGTTAAAATCGCAGGACAACAATTTAAAGTTCAAGCTGGACAAAGCTTGTATGTACCTCACCTGCAAGGTAAATCCGGAGATAAAGTTGAGTTCAGCGATGTGCTGTTAACTGACGACAACGGAACTCTTTCTACCGGTTCAGATGTAAAAGCAAAAGTTACCGCCGAGATCCTTGCTGATCTTGTTCAAGGTGATAAAGTAATTGCTTTTAAAATGAAAAGAAGAAAAGGTTACCGTAAGAAGAAAGGTCATCGTACGCATTACACTCAAATAAAAATTGAAAGCATCGCGTAA
- the rpmA gene encoding 50S ribosomal protein L27, which translates to MAHKKGEGSVKNGRDSQSKRLGVKIYGGQPAIAGNIIVRQRGTSYHPGKNVGVGKDFTLFALTDGVVEFRKGRNERTTVSVVNVEATA; encoded by the coding sequence ATGGCTCACAAAAAAGGTGAAGGTTCCGTAAAGAACGGTCGTGATTCACAAAGCAAGCGCTTGGGCGTAAAGATCTACGGTGGACAACCTGCTATTGCTGGTAACATCATCGTTCGCCAACGTGGTACATCTTACCACCCAGGTAAAAACGTTGGTGTAGGTAAAGATTTTACCCTGTTCGCATTGACTGATGGAGTGGTAGAATTTAGGAAAGGACGCAACGAAAGAACCACAGTATCAGTGGTTAATGTAGAAGCTACAGCTTAA
- a CDS encoding tRNA-(ms[2]io[6]A)-hydroxylase, translating to MTEEQSQYDKNILGLKLPTDPRWVDLANISLEEILTDHAYCEQKAATSCISLIQRYSEKEKLVTELAPIVTEEWGHFRLVLAELKKRNLKLGRQRKDEYVNKLMEFQKKGGSEAETLLDRLLIFALIEARSCERFKRLSEGLNDPYMSNFYRRFMESEAGHYTLFIELAETYLDKEVVRKRWQEWLEYEALVIPKLEVRGDRMH from the coding sequence ATGACAGAAGAGCAATCACAATACGATAAAAACATATTAGGCCTGAAACTGCCTACCGATCCGCGGTGGGTAGACCTGGCGAATATTTCGTTAGAAGAAATACTGACAGATCATGCATACTGCGAACAGAAAGCAGCTACCAGTTGCATTTCCCTCATTCAACGTTATTCAGAAAAAGAGAAACTAGTAACAGAACTCGCTCCCATCGTTACTGAAGAATGGGGCCACTTCAGGCTTGTTTTAGCTGAATTAAAAAAGCGGAACTTGAAGTTAGGTCGCCAGCGTAAAGATGAGTATGTAAATAAACTGATGGAGTTTCAGAAGAAAGGCGGCAGTGAGGCAGAAACCTTATTAGATCGCTTATTGATATTTGCTCTTATAGAAGCTCGCAGCTGCGAACGCTTCAAACGTTTAAGCGAAGGATTGAATGATCCATATATGTCAAACTTCTATCGCCGTTTCATGGAAAGCGAAGCGGGTCATTACACGCTCTTTATTGAACTGGCGGAAACATACCTGGATAAAGAGGTGGTAAGAAAACGTTGGCAGGAGTGGCTGGAATATGAAGCCCTTGTCATCCCAAAACTAGAAGTTCGCGGCGACAGGATGCACTAA